Proteins encoded together in one Pseudomonas sp. Seg1 window:
- a CDS encoding AhpA/YtjB family protein, whose product MNRPTPVKTDNFFLLIFRALRHRRVPIALRIASHNVILVALALVIYAGVMGLQFKQAMHEQADALGESLTTQTATSATELLVSNDILSLNVLLNNLTKNKLVAHAAIYSVDNRILAESGQRPKHSLLGEAEGMYESKITFQDVTAGQLRISLDMDQFQQPMTISLQSMGILSAILLALSLALSLRMGRYLSTPLLQLRVWLRRIDEHTPGIDRQDEIGDLARQLHANYAPEPAPEPEPEFVDEDDEPEFEVRNLRDPSFDETRPLAAQKPAPRHVVSTVEDDEDDDAFADLRDESLAQTAHPVIRKATPSVPQHTAVLAVQLGSQEQLRRLPKARLDELQERYRDCLDQAASLYQGEIETLNDGSTLMLFHTEDCGDDYLTNAICCGELLRALGHQLQIEVADSGITLQLQLGLTLGDELFGLSQIDLLLTDSAQDALALSQHSRNLLLVERKISDDALIRQRARIRPIASPEGACCVERLMEPYPSMLERQLARMHERRA is encoded by the coding sequence GTGAACCGGCCCACGCCAGTTAAAACCGATAACTTCTTCCTGCTGATCTTCCGTGCACTGCGCCATCGCCGTGTACCGATTGCATTGCGCATTGCCAGCCATAACGTGATCCTGGTCGCTCTGGCCCTGGTGATCTATGCCGGCGTGATGGGTTTGCAATTCAAGCAGGCCATGCACGAGCAGGCCGATGCGCTGGGCGAAAGCCTGACCACGCAGACCGCCACTTCCGCCACGGAGCTGTTGGTGTCCAACGACATCCTCAGCCTCAACGTGCTGCTCAATAACCTGACCAAGAACAAACTGGTGGCCCACGCGGCGATCTATAGCGTGGACAACCGCATCCTCGCCGAATCCGGTCAGCGCCCCAAGCACAGCCTTTTGGGCGAAGCCGAAGGCATGTACGAGAGCAAGATCACTTTCCAGGACGTGACGGCCGGGCAACTGCGCATCAGCCTCGACATGGATCAGTTCCAGCAGCCGATGACCATCAGCCTGCAAAGCATGGGCATTTTGAGTGCGATTCTGTTGGCGCTGTCGCTAGCCTTGAGCCTGCGTATGGGCCGTTACCTGTCGACGCCGTTGCTGCAGTTGCGCGTCTGGCTGCGCCGAATCGACGAGCACACGCCGGGCATCGACCGTCAGGATGAAATCGGCGATCTGGCTCGTCAGTTGCACGCCAACTACGCGCCGGAACCTGCGCCTGAACCGGAACCCGAGTTCGTAGACGAGGACGACGAGCCTGAGTTCGAAGTGCGCAACCTGCGTGATCCGAGCTTCGACGAGACTCGCCCGCTGGCTGCGCAAAAACCCGCGCCTCGCCATGTAGTCAGCACCGTCGAAGACGATGAGGACGATGACGCGTTCGCCGATCTGCGTGACGAATCGCTTGCTCAAACCGCGCACCCGGTGATTCGCAAAGCGACGCCAAGCGTGCCGCAACACACGGCCGTGCTGGCGGTGCAACTGGGTTCGCAAGAGCAGCTGCGCCGTTTGCCTAAAGCGCGACTGGACGAATTGCAGGAACGCTATCGCGACTGCCTCGATCAAGCCGCTTCGCTGTATCAGGGTGAAATCGAAACCCTGAACGACGGCAGCACGCTGATGCTGTTCCACACCGAAGATTGCGGTGACGATTACCTGACCAACGCCATCTGCTGCGGCGAGTTGTTGCGGGCGCTGGGCCATCAGTTGCAGATTGAAGTGGCGGACAGCGGTATTACCCTGCAATTGCAGCTGGGCCTGACCCTGGGTGATGAGCTGTTCGGTCTTAGTCAGATTGATCTGCTGCTCACCGATTCGGCCCAGGATGCACTGGCCCTGTCGCAACACAGCCGCAATCTGCTGCTGGTCGAGCGCAAGATCAGTGATGACGCACTTATTCGCCAGCGTGCACGGATCCGCCCGATTGCCAGCCCTGAGGGCGCTTGCTGCGTGGAGCGGTTGATGGAGCCTTATCCGTCGATGCTTGAGCGGCAACTGGCGCGGATGCATGAGCGCCGGGCTTAA
- the serB gene encoding phosphoserine phosphatase SerB, whose protein sequence is MREIVLINITGVDRPGLTAAITGVLAQGGVNILDIGQAVIHDMLSFGILVEIPDSEQGKSVLKDILFKGYELDQQVRFTPVSEEDYQQWVGNQGKKRHIVTLLTRKVTAGQLQAVSSITAKYGLNIDHIDRLSGRMPLDTPADKGKGCIEFSVRGEAADPQALRAEFLSVAQELNVDIAFQEDSLFRRNRRLAVFDMDSTLIEAEVIDELAKAAGVGEQVSAITERAMAGELDFRASFKERLALLKGLDVSVLDSIGASLRLTEGAETLFAELKRLGYKTAILSGGFTYFAKQLQAKLGIDYVFANELEVVDGKCTGVAIEPIVDAQRKADLLKELAHKEGLRLEQTIAVGDGANDLPMLAIAGLGVAFRAKPLVKQSAKQAISTLGLDGVLYLLGFRDRDGQL, encoded by the coding sequence TTGCGCGAAATCGTCCTGATTAACATCACGGGAGTCGACCGTCCGGGTCTGACGGCGGCCATTACCGGTGTTCTGGCACAGGGTGGCGTGAACATTCTCGACATCGGTCAGGCGGTGATCCACGACATGCTGTCGTTCGGCATCCTGGTGGAAATTCCCGATTCCGAGCAGGGTAAATCCGTGCTCAAGGACATCCTGTTCAAGGGCTACGAGCTCGATCAGCAGGTGCGTTTCACCCCGGTGTCCGAAGAGGATTACCAGCAATGGGTGGGCAATCAGGGCAAAAAGCGCCACATCGTTACCCTGCTGACCCGCAAAGTGACCGCCGGCCAACTGCAGGCTGTCAGCTCGATCACCGCCAAATATGGCTTGAACATCGATCACATCGACCGTCTGTCGGGTCGCATGCCATTGGACACCCCGGCCGACAAGGGCAAGGGCTGCATCGAGTTCTCCGTGCGTGGTGAAGCGGCGGATCCGCAGGCGCTGCGCGCTGAATTCCTCAGCGTCGCTCAAGAGCTGAACGTCGATATCGCCTTCCAGGAAGATTCGCTGTTCCGTCGCAATCGTCGTCTGGCGGTGTTCGACATGGACTCGACGCTGATCGAAGCTGAAGTCATCGATGAATTGGCCAAGGCTGCCGGCGTCGGCGAGCAGGTTTCGGCGATCACTGAGCGGGCGATGGCTGGCGAACTGGATTTCCGCGCCAGTTTCAAGGAGCGTCTGGCGCTGCTCAAGGGCCTGGACGTCAGCGTGCTGGACTCGATCGGCGCCTCGCTGCGGCTGACCGAAGGTGCAGAAACCCTGTTCGCCGAACTCAAGCGTCTAGGCTACAAGACTGCAATCCTGTCCGGTGGCTTCACCTATTTCGCCAAACAGTTGCAAGCCAAACTCGGCATCGACTATGTGTTCGCCAACGAACTGGAAGTGGTCGACGGCAAATGCACCGGCGTGGCGATCGAGCCGATTGTCGACGCGCAGCGCAAGGCTGACCTGCTGAAGGAGCTGGCGCACAAGGAAGGTTTGCGTCTGGAGCAGACCATCGCGGTCGGCGACGGCGCGAATGACCTGCCGATGCTGGCGATTGCCGGATTGGGTGTGGCGTTCCGTGCCAAGCCGCTGGTCAAGCAGTCGGCGAAGCAGGCGATCTCGACGTTGGGTCTTGATGGCGTGTTGTATCTGCTGGGTTTCCGCGATCGCGACGGGCAGCTCTAA